Proteins co-encoded in one Aquincola tertiaricarbonis genomic window:
- the pncA gene encoding bifunctional nicotinamidase/pyrazinamidase: MTTPLPRRQFLLHTATAALAAGATPWAFAADGIKPDDKSALIVVDVQNCFVPGGTLPVQGGDEVVPVINRLAPAFANIVVTQDWHTPGHASFASSYSGKKPFETTVLKYGNQVLWPDHCVQGTEDAALHKDLKLPTAQLIIRKGFNKGVDSYSAFEEADRKTVTGLAGYLKARGIKTLYVTGLATDFCVAWTAMDARKAGFNVYVIEDATRAIDLNGSLEAAWKQMTAKGVKRIQSSDITTA; this comes from the coding sequence ATGACCACCCCCCTGCCCCGCCGCCAGTTCCTGCTGCACACCGCCACCGCCGCGCTGGCCGCCGGCGCCACGCCCTGGGCCTTCGCGGCCGACGGCATCAAGCCCGACGACAAGTCGGCCCTCATCGTGGTGGACGTGCAGAACTGCTTCGTGCCCGGCGGCACGTTGCCGGTCCAGGGCGGCGACGAGGTGGTGCCGGTGATCAACCGCCTGGCACCGGCCTTCGCCAACATCGTGGTGACGCAGGACTGGCACACGCCGGGCCATGCGTCGTTTGCCAGCAGCTACAGCGGCAAGAAGCCCTTCGAGACCACCGTGCTGAAGTACGGCAACCAGGTGCTGTGGCCGGACCACTGCGTGCAGGGCACCGAAGACGCCGCGCTGCACAAGGACCTCAAGCTGCCCACCGCGCAGCTCATCATCCGCAAGGGCTTCAACAAGGGCGTGGACAGCTACTCCGCCTTCGAGGAAGCCGACCGCAAGACCGTCACCGGCCTGGCCGGCTACCTGAAGGCCCGCGGCATCAAGACCCTGTACGTGACCGGCCTGGCCACCGACTTCTGCGTGGCCTGGACCGCGATGGACGCGCGCAAGGCCGGCTTCAACGTCTACGTGATCGAGGACGCCACCCGCGCCATCGACCTCAACGGCTCGCTGGAAGCCGCCTGGAAGCAGATGACGGCCAAGGGCGTCAAGCGCATCCAGTCGAGCGACATCACCACGGCATAA
- a CDS encoding (2Fe-2S)-binding protein, whose amino-acid sequence MTAAAVPSPAPVTATLHLQVNGQAQALQVPPAAPLLQVLRNDLQLNGPKYGCGLGQCGACAVLVDGRVARSCCIPVAGVQGRTITTLEGLGDRQAPHWAQQAFIDTQAAQCGYCLNGMVMATVALLNHCPQPTEAQIREALAHHLCRCGTHLEILAAVRRAVVLRQQALPA is encoded by the coding sequence GTGACCGCCGCCGCAGTACCCTCTCCCGCACCGGTCACGGCCACGCTCCACCTGCAGGTCAACGGCCAGGCCCAGGCGCTGCAGGTGCCGCCAGCCGCGCCGCTGCTGCAGGTGCTGCGCAACGACTTGCAGCTCAACGGCCCCAAGTACGGCTGCGGCCTGGGCCAGTGCGGCGCCTGCGCGGTGCTGGTGGACGGCCGCGTGGCGCGCTCGTGCTGCATCCCGGTGGCCGGCGTGCAGGGACGCACCATCACCACGCTGGAAGGCCTGGGCGACCGCCAGGCGCCGCACTGGGCGCAGCAGGCCTTCATCGACACCCAGGCTGCGCAATGCGGCTACTGCCTCAACGGCATGGTGATGGCCACGGTGGCGCTGCTGAACCACTGCCCGCAACCCACCGAGGCGCAGATCCGCGAAGCGCTGGCCCACCACCTGTGCCGCTGCGGCACCCACCTTGAAATCCTGGCCGCGGTGCGGCGGGCGGTGGTGCTGCGGCAGCAGGCCCTGCCGGCATGA
- a CDS encoding ABC transporter ATP-binding protein, translated as MSLLNVTHLGKSFGGNRAVDGVSFSVAKGELLALIGPNGAGKSTTFNMVNGQLKADTGSIQLEGQELIGRKPRDIWRLGVGRTFQIAETFGSLTVVENVQMALLSSDGLLFSMWRRAAAHKRDEALALLAQVGMAAQADRPCSVLAYGDVKRVELAIAMANRPKLLLMDEPTAGMAPKERNELMALTKQLVIERGIAVLFTEHSMDVVFAYADRMIVLARGRLIAEGKPAEIRDHPKVQEVYFGTGKTFEKKATGAMA; from the coding sequence ATGAGCCTATTGAACGTCACCCACCTGGGCAAGTCCTTCGGCGGCAACCGCGCGGTCGACGGCGTCAGCTTCTCGGTCGCCAAGGGCGAGCTGCTGGCCCTCATCGGCCCCAACGGCGCCGGCAAGTCCACCACCTTCAACATGGTCAACGGCCAGCTGAAGGCCGACACCGGCAGCATCCAGCTCGAAGGGCAGGAACTCATCGGCCGCAAACCGCGCGACATCTGGCGCCTGGGCGTGGGCCGCACCTTCCAGATCGCCGAGACCTTCGGCTCGCTGACGGTGGTGGAGAACGTGCAGATGGCCCTGCTGTCCAGCGACGGCCTGCTGTTCTCGATGTGGCGCCGCGCCGCTGCCCACAAGCGCGACGAGGCGCTGGCGCTGCTGGCCCAGGTGGGCATGGCGGCGCAAGCCGACCGCCCCTGCAGCGTGCTGGCCTATGGCGATGTGAAGCGGGTGGAGCTGGCCATCGCGATGGCCAACCGGCCCAAGCTGCTGCTGATGGACGAGCCCACCGCCGGCATGGCGCCCAAGGAACGCAACGAGCTGATGGCGCTGACCAAGCAACTGGTGATCGAGCGCGGCATCGCGGTGCTGTTCACCGAGCACAGCATGGACGTGGTGTTCGCCTACGCCGACCGCATGATCGTGCTGGCCCGCGGCCGCCTGATCGCCGAAGGCAAGCCGGCCGAGATCCGCGACCACCCCAAGGTGCAGGAGGTGTACTTCGGCACGGGTAAAACGTTTGAGAAGAAGGCCACCGGAGCGATGGCATGA
- a CDS encoding ABC transporter ATP-binding protein, protein MSAPTAPTTTAELLLDASGLNAWYGAAQILFDVGLQVRRGEVVALMGRNGAGKSTTLKTLMGLLTKRRGSVQFMGRDISRAQPHEIARAGLGFVPEDRRVFTDLTVLENFEVGRQPPRRWPDGSEAPLWTAERLFQLFPNLGEMPDRPGGRMSGGEQQMLTVARTLMGNPFLVLLDEPSEGVAPVIVEQMAHMILALKAQGVSILLSEQNMHFAELVSDRAYVLEKGQMRYTGSMAELAANEEVRRAYLSV, encoded by the coding sequence ATGAGCGCCCCGACCGCACCCACCACCACAGCCGAACTGCTGCTGGACGCCAGCGGCCTGAACGCCTGGTACGGCGCCGCGCAGATCCTGTTCGACGTCGGCCTGCAGGTGCGCCGCGGCGAGGTGGTGGCGCTGATGGGCCGCAACGGCGCCGGCAAGTCCACCACGCTGAAGACGCTGATGGGTCTGCTCACCAAGCGCCGCGGCAGCGTGCAGTTCATGGGCCGCGACATCAGCCGCGCGCAGCCGCACGAGATCGCCCGCGCGGGCCTGGGCTTCGTGCCCGAAGACCGGCGCGTGTTCACCGACCTGACGGTGCTGGAGAACTTCGAGGTGGGTCGCCAGCCGCCGCGCCGCTGGCCCGATGGCAGCGAAGCGCCGCTGTGGACGGCCGAGCGCCTGTTCCAGCTGTTTCCCAACCTGGGCGAGATGCCCGACCGCCCCGGCGGTCGCATGAGCGGCGGCGAGCAGCAGATGCTGACCGTGGCCCGCACGCTGATGGGCAACCCTTTCCTGGTGCTGCTGGACGAACCTTCCGAAGGCGTGGCGCCGGTGATCGTGGAGCAGATGGCCCACATGATCCTGGCGCTGAAGGCGCAGGGCGTGAGCATCCTGCTGTCGGAACAGAACATGCATTTCGCCGAGCTGGTGTCCGACCGCGCCTATGTGCTGGAAAAGGGCCAGATGCGTTACACCGGCAGCATGGCCGAGCTGGCCGCCAATGAAGAGGTGCGGCGGGCCTACCTGAGCGTCTGA
- a CDS encoding molybdopterin cofactor-binding domain-containing protein, producing MTQAHRAQHLDRAGFLAATGVLLVTRDPPPAPPPTPGQPAAVPANPAEGPEILLALWEDGSANGLHGHVDLGTGLRTALSQLVAEELDLPLAQVTMLMGHTCSVPNQGATIASASLQVHGLPLRQAAAQARAWLREQGATPADLHGRQVLLKLAPGSVALKPEQEHRVIGQPVPRVDIPAKATGELTFVHDMRLPGMLHGRVVRPPYAGVDAGDFVGRTLQAVDRDSIAHVPGIVDVVVIGDFIGIVAEREDQAEAAMHALQVQWKPWPGLPGLHDVENAVRTNPATRRLLLERGDVPGAIATAAQPMPRSYLWPYQLHASIGPSCAVADWQGSRLTVWAGTQNPHVLRADLARLTGLDDVQVDVVRMEAAGCYGRNGADDVAADAALLSRAVGRPVRVQLTREQEHAWEPKGAAQLMQIDGGLQADGSPAAYDFQTSYPSNGAPTLALLLTGTVPATATAYEMGDRTAVPPYDYANLRVAANDMPPILRASWLRGVSALPNSFAHESYIDELATAAGVDPVDYRLRYLKDERAAELVRATAAKAGWLPHNAPQGQGAVPGSNGQVLKGQGFAYARYVHSKFPGFGAAWAAWVADVEVNRVTGEVHVSRVVVGHDAGLMVNPAGVQHQVHGNVLQTTSRALKEQVRTEPAGPNLGAVATREWGSYPILSFREVPVVEVMLMPRPGEAPLGAGESASVPGTAAIANAIFDATGVRFRNPPFTPEVVRAALNPLPAPDDAQAPAAAALAAPAATPPATATLPPDAPLPRRRRGLWATAGALLAGAVGLGAAVLGWRPAIAPVAPGSSALVYTSETIERGRLLAAAGDCVVCHTAPGGTPNAGGRAMQTPFGTVYSTNLTPDAETGIGQWSFSAFQRAMREGISRDGRHLYPAFPYTAFTRMTDEDLTALYAYLMAQPAVRHAPPPTQLAFPFNLRPLMAMWNALYLVPGPVAADPGRSAAWNRGAYLVNGPGHCGACHTPRNAFGAERIGSATLSGAMVDGWEAPALTALARAPRPWTEEDFYSYLRRGFSPNHGVAGGPMAPVVQQLQALPDDDLRAMATYLASFNTPPTQQPAAATPNPATKPLPDARARLFEGACGACHHDTPVPGQFGLDLPLGLNSQLHSGRPDNLLRTILDGIQQPATRELGFMPAFRHALDDQQVADIAAYLRERHAPGQPPWPDLAAEVARVRALPAH from the coding sequence ATGACACAGGCCCATCGCGCCCAGCACCTCGACCGCGCCGGCTTCCTGGCTGCCACCGGCGTGCTGCTGGTCACGCGCGATCCGCCCCCCGCGCCGCCGCCCACTCCCGGCCAGCCGGCTGCCGTCCCGGCCAACCCCGCCGAAGGCCCGGAGATCCTGCTCGCGCTGTGGGAAGACGGCAGCGCCAACGGCCTGCACGGCCATGTGGACCTGGGCACCGGCTTGCGCACCGCGCTGTCGCAGCTGGTGGCCGAAGAGCTGGACCTGCCGCTGGCCCAGGTGACCATGCTGATGGGCCACACCTGCAGCGTGCCCAACCAGGGCGCCACCATCGCCAGTGCCTCGCTGCAGGTGCACGGCCTGCCGCTGCGCCAGGCTGCCGCCCAGGCGCGTGCCTGGCTGCGCGAGCAGGGCGCCACGCCGGCCGACCTGCACGGCCGGCAGGTGCTGCTGAAACTGGCGCCCGGCAGCGTGGCGCTGAAGCCCGAGCAGGAACACCGCGTGATCGGCCAGCCTGTGCCGCGGGTGGACATCCCGGCCAAGGCCACCGGCGAGCTGACCTTCGTGCACGACATGCGCCTGCCCGGCATGCTGCATGGCCGTGTGGTGCGCCCGCCTTATGCCGGCGTGGACGCCGGCGACTTCGTCGGCCGCACGCTGCAGGCCGTGGACCGCGACTCCATCGCCCATGTGCCCGGCATCGTCGACGTGGTGGTCATCGGCGACTTCATCGGCATCGTGGCCGAACGTGAAGACCAGGCCGAGGCCGCGATGCACGCGCTGCAGGTGCAGTGGAAGCCCTGGCCCGGCCTGCCCGGCCTGCACGACGTGGAAAACGCCGTGCGCACCAACCCCGCCACCCGCCGCCTGCTACTGGAACGCGGCGACGTGCCGGGCGCCATCGCCACCGCCGCGCAGCCGATGCCGCGCAGCTACCTGTGGCCCTACCAGCTGCATGCGTCCATCGGCCCTTCGTGCGCGGTGGCCGACTGGCAGGGCAGCCGCCTCACCGTGTGGGCCGGCACCCAGAACCCGCATGTGCTTCGCGCCGACCTGGCCCGGCTCACCGGCCTGGACGATGTGCAGGTGGACGTGGTGCGCATGGAGGCTGCCGGCTGCTACGGCCGCAACGGCGCCGACGACGTGGCCGCCGACGCGGCGCTGCTGTCGCGCGCGGTGGGCCGGCCGGTGCGGGTGCAGCTGACGCGTGAGCAGGAACACGCCTGGGAGCCCAAGGGCGCCGCCCAGCTGATGCAGATCGACGGCGGGCTGCAGGCCGACGGTTCGCCCGCGGCCTACGACTTCCAGACCAGCTACCCCAGCAACGGCGCGCCCACGCTCGCGCTGCTGCTCACCGGCACGGTGCCGGCCACGGCCACCGCCTACGAGATGGGCGACCGCACCGCGGTGCCGCCCTACGACTATGCGAACCTGCGCGTGGCGGCCAACGACATGCCGCCCATCCTGCGGGCCTCGTGGCTGCGCGGCGTGTCGGCGCTGCCGAACTCGTTCGCCCATGAGTCGTACATCGACGAGCTGGCCACCGCCGCGGGCGTGGATCCGGTGGACTACCGGCTGCGCTACCTGAAGGACGAACGCGCCGCCGAGCTGGTGCGCGCCACCGCCGCCAAGGCCGGCTGGCTGCCGCACAACGCGCCGCAAGGCCAGGGTGCGGTGCCGGGCAGCAACGGCCAGGTGCTCAAGGGACAGGGCTTTGCCTATGCCCGCTACGTGCACAGCAAGTTCCCGGGCTTCGGCGCCGCCTGGGCCGCCTGGGTGGCCGACGTGGAGGTGAACCGCGTGACCGGCGAGGTGCACGTCAGCCGCGTGGTGGTGGGGCACGACGCCGGCCTGATGGTCAACCCCGCCGGCGTGCAGCACCAGGTGCACGGCAACGTGCTGCAGACCACCAGCCGCGCGCTGAAGGAACAGGTGCGCACCGAGCCGGCCGGCCCGAACCTGGGCGCCGTGGCCACGCGCGAGTGGGGCAGCTACCCCATCCTCAGCTTCCGCGAGGTGCCGGTGGTGGAGGTGATGCTGATGCCCCGCCCCGGCGAAGCACCGCTGGGCGCCGGCGAATCGGCCTCGGTGCCGGGCACGGCGGCCATCGCCAATGCCATCTTCGACGCCACCGGCGTGCGCTTTCGCAACCCGCCGTTCACGCCCGAGGTGGTGCGGGCGGCGCTGAATCCGTTGCCGGCACCGGACGACGCGCAGGCGCCTGCTGCTGCAGCGCTGGCCGCGCCTGCCGCAACGCCACCCGCCACCGCCACGCTGCCGCCCGACGCGCCACTGCCCCGCCGCCGCCGCGGCCTGTGGGCCACCGCCGGTGCGCTGCTGGCCGGCGCGGTGGGGCTGGGTGCCGCCGTCTTGGGCTGGCGCCCGGCCATCGCCCCGGTGGCGCCCGGCAGCAGCGCACTTGTCTATACAAGCGAGACCATCGAGCGTGGCCGCCTGCTGGCCGCGGCCGGCGACTGCGTGGTGTGCCACACCGCACCCGGCGGCACGCCCAACGCCGGCGGCCGGGCGATGCAAACGCCCTTCGGCACCGTCTACAGCACCAACCTCACGCCCGATGCCGAGACGGGCATCGGCCAATGGTCGTTCAGCGCCTTCCAGCGCGCGATGCGCGAAGGCATTTCGCGCGACGGCCGCCACCTGTACCCGGCCTTTCCGTACACAGCGTTCACCCGCATGACGGACGAGGACCTGACCGCGCTGTATGCCTACCTGATGGCCCAGCCCGCGGTGCGCCATGCACCGCCGCCGACGCAACTCGCCTTCCCGTTCAACCTGCGGCCGCTGATGGCGATGTGGAACGCGCTGTATCTGGTGCCCGGCCCGGTGGCGGCCGACCCCGGCCGCAGCGCCGCCTGGAACCGCGGTGCCTACCTGGTGAACGGCCCTGGCCATTGCGGCGCCTGCCACACGCCGCGCAATGCATTCGGCGCTGAACGCATCGGCAGCGCCACGCTGTCGGGCGCGATGGTGGACGGCTGGGAAGCCCCCGCGCTCACCGCGCTGGCCCGTGCACCGCGCCCGTGGACCGAAGAGGACTTCTACAGCTACCTGCGCCGCGGCTTCAGCCCGAACCACGGCGTGGCCGGCGGCCCGATGGCCCCGGTGGTGCAACAGCTGCAGGCGCTGCCCGACGACGACCTGCGCGCGATGGCGACCTATCTGGCTTCGTTCAACACGCCCCCGACGCAGCAGCCGGCCGCGGCCACGCCCAACCCAGCGACCAAGCCCCTGCCCGACGCCCGCGCCCGCCTCTTCGAAGGCGCTTGCGGCGCCTGCCACCACGACACGCCGGTGCCCGGCCAGTTCGGCCTCGACCTGCCGCTGGGCTTGAACAGCCAGCTGCACAGCGGCCGGCCCGACAACCTGCTGCGCACCATCCTCGACGGCATTCAACAGCCAGCCACGCGCGAGCTGGGCTTCATGCCCGCTTTCCGGCACGCGTTAGACGACCAGCAGGTCGCCGACATCGCCGCCTACCTGCGCGAGCGGCACGCGCCTGGGCAACCGCCCTGGCCTGATCTGGCGGCTGAGGTGGCGCGGGTGAGGGCGCTGCCGGCGCACTGA